A stretch of the Lactuca sativa cultivar Salinas chromosome 9, Lsat_Salinas_v11, whole genome shotgun sequence genome encodes the following:
- the LOC128129085 gene encoding uncharacterized protein LOC128129085 gives MGGDGGWCWLGGDGGGGWWLLVVVWRVVVVGSDGWVVVVAAGGGCGRWWCGGWWVVMGGGWWVVVTGGAGWVVLVVVGDGGGCDGWVEGGGGGGCDEWWVVMGGSGCWRWWRAVVMGSEGGWWW, from the exons ATGGGTGGTGATGGCGGGTGGTGTtggttgggtggtgatggtggtggtgggtggtggttgttgGTGGTAGTG tggcgggtggtggttgtgGGTAGTGATggttgggtggtggtggtggcggcgggtGGTGGTTGTGGCAGGTGGTGGTGTGGTGgatggtgggtagtgatgggtggtgggtg gtgggtggtggtgacgGGTGGTGCTGGTTGGGTGGTGCTAGTGGTggttggtgatggtggtggttgtGATGGGTGGGTggagggtggtggtggtggcggctg TGATgagtggtgggtagtgatgggtggtagtGGTTGTTGGAGGTGGTGGCGGGCGGTGGTGATGGGTAGTgagggtgggtggtggtggtga